The Helicoverpa armigera isolate CAAS_96S chromosome 28, ASM3070526v1, whole genome shotgun sequence genomic interval cgttattatttaagttatttatcttTCCTTTTCGTGGAGACTATGGGTAAAAGGAAACGTTCGAGATCGCGATCTAGAAGTGATATACATAGGAAAATGAAAAAATTGGAACGAAAACTggagaaatataaaaaatgtgcaCCAAGATCATCATCGTCGGAAACATCGGATAATCCAGGTAACAATTCATTCATATGAGTACCTATAATCATTTTAAACGTTCTTAGATACTTGTAAGTCGAAACCATTGGTGCTTAATAATGTAACAAACAGTATTAACTAGAATTTAGatctttttttaacaatttctttTTGTTAACTACCCTCatgcctaaaataaataatatgttaatattattatagaaatatggTAATAACGTATTTCGTACATGCAATATTTGTGTTGCCTATCATGTTAAAGAGTATTTATAAGACTAATATTAGGTAAATTAGATACCGTTTGGATCCAATTTCGTTTACTGTTGCGTCAAGACGATACCTACAAATCTGTAAAAGCACTTTATGCTCAATTGCTCACGTATATCGTATCAACACGTCTATCGTGCCAAGATATTTATTATCTCCACGTCCATAGTTTTGAGATGTTTATATTTTCACGTCTACCGTATTAAGACATTATTACCTCCACGTTTATCGTGTAGAGACGTTATCACCTCCACGTTTATCGTGTCGAGACATTATTACCTCCACGTTTATCGTGTCGAGACGTTATCACCTCCACGTTTATCGTGTCGAGACGTTATCACCTCCACGTTTATCGTGTCGAGACGTTATCACCTCCACGTTTATCGCGTCGAGACGTTATTACCTCCACGTTTATCGTGTCGAGACGTTATTACCTCCACGTTTATCGTGTCGAGACGTTATTACCTCCACGTTTATCGTGTCGAGACGTTATTACCTCCACGTTTATCGTGTCGAGACGTTATTACCTCCACGTTTATTGTATCGAGACATTTTTTACCTCCACGTTTATCGTGCAGAGTGTAAATTTGTATTGAACAAGTACTTATGTACTCTTGCAGAAAGAGAATGGTCAGCGGATGAATTCGAAAACACAGATATTTTCACAAATCCAGATGACGTTTTCACACTGGATGATGAGGAACCTCTGCCTGGCCCATCTAGATTGAGCGCCCCACCATTGCCTTCGTCAATGCCGCAAGCGACCACTACAACAAAAGATACTCTTACCATCAACAATGAAGAACTTATTAATGAAGGTCAGCCGGTGGACGAACCCTCTTGTTTGGATCCTGAAATCCTGCAGATTTTAGGTGAGGATCCTTCTAATCTCAAGGAGTATGGCGAACATCTTCATAAAGACTTAGCATCAAGATGGTCTCATATAGTAACGAATGGACTAAACAAAGAAATCAAACAGGaacttttaaaaaagtacctTACACCGGAAAATTGTAAAAACCTAAAAGCACCTAAACTTAACCTGGAAGTCAAAGCTGCACTAAACGACTTTAACATAAAGAAGGATTCCTACAATCAGATGAAGCAAAATCAATTGTCAAGTGCACTTACCGCCATAGGATCAGCCTTGAATATGATACTTTCATCAAAAGATTCATCAAACCAGCAATTACAACAATTAATACAACCTCTTAGTGATGCCGCTCGTTTAATCTGCGACTGTCATTACAAAGAATCTGTGTCAAGAAGATTCGATATCACTAAGatattaaacaaagaaaccaAAGATATGGtaaaaaacagtaaaattgaTGAATACTTGTTTGGATCAGATCTAGCCGATCAGTTGAAGTCTCACAAAGCTATTGCCAAGTCGGGGTTGGAGATGAAAGCAGTGAGCACCGCACGCGTGGCATTTAGACAAACTCCGACAACCCAAACACAACGAGGAGCTTTAAACGCGAGGGGGACGACGCGGGCAACTGCCGGCGGGACGCGTCGAAATCCCATACCCCGGAGGCCGGCGCCGGCGCCCACGCGAGATCGGCAGTACACGCAGAACACATCCAACTCCGCAACGACGCCGCAGAACTACAGCTCGCGCGCACGGACGACGACGCGGAGGCGCCACTAAATAACCAGGTACCTATAGCAGGAAGACTACAATACTTTATCGATGAATGGTCTAATATAACTGATGACCCCGTGATTCTATCATGGGTTAGAGGTTACACAATACCTTTTAAAAGCGAACCATTTCAAGGGCCGACTCAAAACATAAATCTACAATCAGATGCAATATTGGCTCAATGTGTTAATGAACTTCAAAAATCTAACTTCATATCGCCGTGTAATCCATGTAAAGAACAAATCATTTCACCAATATTTACAGTACCTAAACCTAATAATAAACACAGATTTATTCTTAATCTAAAACATTTGAACAAATTCATTCAATTAGACCATTTCAAAATGGAGGACTATAGaactgtattaaaattattagatAAAGATTATTATATGGCAAGCTTAGATTTGAAAGACGCTTATTTTCTTATTTCCGTCGACAAGGAAAGTAGGAAAAAATTACGTTTCcagtggaaaaatattttctatgaatttaatgttttacctTTTGGCCTCTGTACAGCCCCATTTGTGTTTACGAAACTTCTGAAACCTATTCTTCAGTACTTACGTAGTTCTGGTTTTCTTTCGGTTGCATATCTCGATGATATCTTGTGCATTGGGAAATCATACGAAGAATGCCTATTGAATATTAATACCACAACAAATCTTTTTGAATCATTAGGTTTTGTGATTAATACAACCAAAAGCAACTTAGTACCTAGTAATATTTGCCAATATTTGGGTTTTGTGTTTAACTCAATAGATATGACAATTTCATTGCCAAATGAAAAGAGACAACGTATACTAGACCGAATCAATGCGTGTTTAAGAGTAAAAAAATGTACTATACGTTATTTCGCTGAATTTATTGGACTTTTGACTTCCGCATGCCCCGCAGTTCGTTATGGCTGGCTTTATACAAATCTATTTGAACGAGAGAAACTTTTGGCATTAGATAACacagataattataataaaaagatattaCTACCTTCCAGCATTCACAGTGACCTCAATTGGTGGCAAAGAAACATAATGTCATCTTGTTCACCAATTACTACTAACAATTTTCACATTGAAATATTCAGTGACGCTTCTGAAACAGGCTGGGGAGTAGCATGCGCAAATCAAAGTTCTCATGGTAATTGGACACTATCTGATATGTCATGTCATATAAATGCGTTAGAGTTGAAAGCTGCCTTTTACGGCCTACGAATATTTGCATCCAATTTAAGTAACTGTGATATCTTACTTAGAATCGACAACACTACTGCCATATGTTACATTAACCGAATGGGTGGTGTGCAACACCCACACTTGAACCAATTGGCACGTGAGATATGGCAGTGGTGtgaagaaagaaatatttatatatttgcaTCCTACATAAAATCAGAAGATAATATAGTGGCTGATAGGGAATCaaggaaattaaaaattgataCGGAATGGGAATTGTCtaataacatattttcaaaaattattaatacatttGGACTGCCTGAATTTGACCTATTCGCAAGCTCACAAAATTTCAAATGTCATAGATTCGCCTCATGGAAACTTGACCCGCTTTCAGAAGTCGTAGATGCTTTCACTTTcgaatggaaaaatatttacttttatgccTTTCCCCCATTTAGCATTATTACAAAAGTTTTGCAAAAAATTAAGACCGATAAAGCAGAAGGCATATTAATAGTTCCTAACTGGCCATCACAGCCATGGTACCCACTTTGGTTGAGTTTGGTAGTGTCACAAAAGCTATACTTCGGACCTAATAAACATTTACTGTATTCACCTTTCAGACAGTGCCACCCTCTGCACGCAGACCTTATCCTGGTGGCAGCGAAATTATCAGGACGGCGCTAGCCAACAGCGGTATGCCTTCCTCTtccctaaatatttttatggcgtCATTCGCTCAAAATACTCTTAAACAGTATGATTCGTATTTGAGATCATGGTGGTCATTTTGTAATAATCACAATTATGACATTTACAGGGCCAATGTGGTTCAAGTGATTGAATTTTTAACCTCAAAATTTGAAGATGGTTGTGGTTATAGTACATTAAATTCAATAAGATCATCTCTAGCCATAATATTGAATAAACAAACTGTGGGTGACAGCCATATTAACAGATTTCTTAAGGGAGCCTATAAATTGAGGCCATCTGTCCCCAAATACGATGTAACGTGGGATACCAATATTGTACTTAATTACTTGGCTCAATTTTTTCCTCATCTTGATTTATCTTTGAAAGATTTAACTCTCAAAACAGTCACCTTATTATCGATTGCCTCTGCACAAAGAATGCAGACATTAAGTCTTATTAAACTGCAAAATATTTCAACTCAAAATGATGAGATCATGATTAGAGTTCCAGATTTTATAAAAACCTCCAGACCTGGAGCCTGTCAACCATTAATTCGTTTGCCTTTTGTTCATGAAAACCCTTCAATTTGCCCCGCATTGgctattcaaaattatattgagAAAACTTCGGGTTTGAGAAATAATACGTCTGAAGACAATTTATTCATTAGTATCCGTAAGCCACATAAAAAAGTTGGGTCACAGACCTTGGCCCACTGGGTTAAGGATGTGTTAAAAAAGAGCGGTATAGATATCTCAATATTTGGAGCGCATAGTACTCGCCATGCCTCCACGTCAGCCGCGCACAATTCAGGAGTTAACTTAGAAACCGTTCGACAGGCTGCAGGATGGAGCAATACATCAAATGTTTTCCTTAAATACTATAATAAACATGTAATAAAAGATACAAATAATTCATTTGTTAATGCGATATTTCGTCAATCATAGAATCAGatacatttattgtattaattGTTTCATAAATTAAGAAGTAATAAATGTACCTTGATCTAAAAATTTGTGATTTATAagcttgaaaaaatataaaagataatgTTTTGTTCTAAAAATTTGTTGTCATTTCACTCTAAACATCTGCATGTAAATTTGTAGTTGTCTTCGGTGGTACCTGAAGTAATACCCACCCTGCCCCAAATACCCAAAAGACTCTAAAATAATGACCAACATGGCGGCGCGCGCGCCCGGGAGGAGGTGCGAGCGAGACAGACgataaattttctttattagttttatatagGCTTTCAAAGTGTGATAAGGATGGCACCATCTCATGAGCTGCTGCATGTAAATTTGTAGTTGTCTTCGGTGGAACCTTCGTATAATTGGAATCAAACTTCACAAGGTAAGTTCGTTTGATTCTTAATTataatgcaaagtttttttcATGTGAAGGAACTTTCATCATCTCAGAATGCTAATAAAAAGTCACTAAACAATTATACAAATATGCATATGAcataaaggtagaattccgtgggtagcggctgacgcagccgcgcgcggcctacgacagtcgtcggccgcgcgcgacaatagtcaacatatgaaaatgtatggcgccgctgccgaggccagcgacagtcgcgcgcggccgacgaatttcgtaagccgcgcgcggcattgtcttgaaattagtcgattttgttcgtccgttccctctagtcgaagtgctaattgatatccttgaagaagaagaggatgacgtgttgctgtggctgtattatgaaaatagattaccaatctaccctatctttaaaaagtagaaatgatgaaggatactaccaaatactgattcaaaagcatttgtactgtaatgaaaacaaaaggtagttttgccgactaaataaaaaacaattcaattctggttttactaaaattctatagatgttattaagcgctagaccatgttgagatgcatacggccgcgcgcggctcacgaaattcgtcggccgcgcgcgactgtcgctggcctcggcagcggcgccatacattttcatatgttgactattgtcgcgcgcggccgacgactgtcgtaagccgcgcgcggctgtcgtagccgctatccacggaattctaccttaagtaACTCCGAAATATGAAGCGAATCACCATCTCCATACTTACATGGCTTATCAACGAACGCCGGATGTGGGGTCGTCTTCTCCTCAAACGAGGGGTCATAGTAATTGTAGTCCCCTAGCTCTGCGGGGTCTATGTTCAGCCCGAAACATTCCGGCGCCATAGAGAAGTCGTCTATAGCTGAGTCTGAGTATATCCGCATGCCCATGCGGGTTTTGAATTCTAGGAAGTATCTGCAAAAGAAATGATAAAATTAGGACTTGAAATATCTTCAAGGAAGGATTTGAACAAAATGTGTACGTAGTATCCGTGTTTCGAatttacatttcaataattTGCTTGCTCAAGAGCTCAAAGATGGTTATTCATAGATACCTTTAAGCAAGTAAATTGCTTGTTAGGTAATAGCATAGTTTTCTGTAATCTGTGTTGATAGTAAGTACTTAAACATCTTGTAAAAATAACTTGTCCTTTAGATTAACCTCATCGAGGTACcctaatttttttgtttatatacgGTTTTTGTGTTATCGATATTATTATACAAGCTGCATTATCGATATTCTTCTTAAGTTTAGCCAGACTAAAGCTTTGAGATAATTATAAGATCGTCTACATAAAATATGGGCTGGAAAGCTACATAAGAGAAgtagctgttttatttacagttttcaCTCTAGTTTCGATGTCATACCGGCGTGAATAAatgttctttctttcttttctgtcTCAGATCTAAGTACTCCTTACCTTCTAGTAACATTAGGCAGGAACATAGACGCTCTATACCAGTACTCTCCCTTGTCTTTGGTACTGAACCAGAGAGAAGTGGTGATGTTACCGCGGTTGGTAAGTTCCACCAGGTTAACGCTCAACGAGCCGTAGTTACGACCGTTTTGTTGGTAGTAGAACCTTATCTGTGGATCGAGAATAGTGTTTTTAGAAATAGGGAGATAGATCAGCCGGAAAAGGGGgtatgaaatgtaaataaatatatttttgtcgtaTATATGTAATCTGGCTTTTTCACTGATTTGTAGACCCATTGGGTCAGGAATATAATGAAATTCCAGAATCCACAGATCCAATGGGAACTTGATTTTGATTCTTCATAGTTTTGTTACTACAAATTTTAATCGCAACATTTGTCTTAGTATTCCTTTCAAGAACTTCGGAATGGGTTTTAAAATTTATCAGACCAAATAGCTTTTACTGGATCTAAATAAGCAGAAATAACTCCAAAAGCACTTACCATACAACAATTATAATATCTCGACGTAATATTCCCGTGGACTTTCGGAGGAGGATTAAAAATGACTGTTCTCATGACAGCCGTGGACGCGAAGTCAGCTTTCTCCTTATTGGGACCGGTTACGTTCATGTTGACGTAGAAATAGTAGCCGACGCACTGAGCACTGAGGTGGGCGGGGAGGAGTGGGACTATCATGGTGGGATGGGGGAGAGTGGGCCCGATGTGGCAAGTGTGATCGTGGTTGGGGCCCGTCTTCTCTGTGGGGGTGGGCCCGTTGTGGCGGGACCATCTGAGGATTGGCCTGTGGGAGATTGAAGATGTTTAGTGGTCTTTATTCcgtaagtgtattttttttacacctttCTATATTTGAACCTTCTTAGTGGTGCTGATCATGTGTATGAAGAGTCTTTTAATTCAATCTTGTCAGAATATTTTCTTGTGCAATTTCTCGCGTGTCCAGTGTTGGACAATAGCattctatttacttattttcaaaGATTGAGTAAAGATCTATTTTGTCAAACTAGAAATTCATTAAGATCAGTACTTATAGTGAAGAAATAGTGTACTTATACTTACTGAGGTACATTCTCAAACCCGCAGGTATCTTGCTCAAAGTTGCAGTACGATCCGAATGGCATTTTGTCTGAAACaaaagatagtttttatttaacgactaGCGTCCACCAATGGtttatccggataaaaagtaatctgTGTTAACTTTCTGCATGGAAAATTTTACCATGAAGCTGCCGTGCTACATACGACAAGAcagtacaattttaaataagccGAAGATAACCAACTTACCACAATTCTGTACTTCATCGCTGCCATCGTCACAATCTTTGACTAGATCGCAAACTTGCTGCAGCTTGATGCACGAATATTTCTGAAAACGGGAAATACATTAACTTTTACACTATGTCCATTACAAGGGATGATCAAAACAGCTACCGCGGTCTTGGTACACTTGGAGCTCCCGAAAAAAAGTATAATTCAACTGTCGATAATAATGTCTTCGTTGCCAGGTAGGttactgggttgaagaggtcacataggcagtcgctccatgtgaaacactggtaatcAGAACTACATTCGATTAGGCTGGAACCCGACCCCAATGAAGTAATAAAAAGCATAGACAAAGGTTGGGAAGATGATGCTGACGTAATTTACTAGTTGTTTGTATGGAAATTCCTGCTGCATCATCATTCATGCTTCATTATTATCTACGGTAATCtaaattgcttaaaaatacttacattcatAATCTGACACTTCAGCTGTCCCGCCACACACTCGCCATTGAACACAGGCGGCTCAGGCACGCACTCTATCATGCGTATATTGTCTATGGCAATGTGCGGCAGTGTCTGCGAGAGACTCACGTAGGTCGGACGTGTGATCTCTATGATAATCCGGATTTCCTGCTGCACCTTGCCTATCATGAAGCGCATTGGATGCCAGCTGGAAATTTTGGTGGTGGTTAGAATTTTTAAGTGATGATTTGGTATCTAGGCATTATTGTTCCTGTTCCATTACATATGGTTTATGCATGGTTATGGCATTTATGGACATCATCATATATTGCTGTTTTAAAAATGACCTTTCTATTTGATAAACCTTTAACATAAGATATCTACATCTTGGAAGGATCAAGATGCCCCTTCCAACTCCTGGCGTGAGTTTTGTGgtcttatttattactagccgttCCCTGCAGTTCCGGTACGCCCATCACAAGTAACCAACGTCCTTTCTAATTCTTTTGACTGACTATACCACATGTTTAGTTCAGTACTTTTAAGCATGAGAGCGccatagacagagttacttctTCTACTACTTCTTCCAGTACCATTCTACGAGTATTTACCTGTACCTTTTTATCCACAATTTTACTTACATTTCGAAGTTATTCCCTGCCACCTCCTGCAGTATCCACTGCACTCCTGACATGGTAGACTCGGACACGAGGCGGATGCTCGCGTTCTGCATCTTACTCTGGTGAAGTTTCGCTTCGAACTGGTTGAAAATATAAGATGTTTTTTGTGTTATATGTATATAGCATCAATCTTAGTATCATGCACTGTATTTGCACACTTCTTCTTTTTGGAGAGTCGATGGCAATCAATCTTAAAGGTGGCCCAAAAATTCCCAAGTGGCAGAGATTTAACTGTGATGGTGTTCGAACATTGGGCAGCACAAAAGGAGCCACTTTGTAGACCATGCTATGTCAGGACCTGGTGGAAGCCGTTCTACATGTGGAACGAAATCAGGCACAGCGAGTTTTTCCTACTATTTGATGCGATACTTAGAAGCATCATCCACAAGGGCAAGAAAACTAGTCCTGCAGCTTTTAAGCGGCTTCGCgacgtaaaataaatattgctgtAGATATGAATAAATGTGTTCTTACCTTACAGAACTCCCACAGTCCTCTGAATGGCGGTGACTTTATCACCATGTTCTCCATCGTAGGATCCACGGCCAGGTACAGGAAATGACCTGAAGAAAACATGTACATTAGTTCAAATATATAACAATAGGCTTTAAGGAATTAGTTACCACGTTAAGATTAGGTTCGAATGATCGATTTATTATACTGGATCTGACTAAATTAACGAAATAGGAACACTTATCATCTGCATgaccagccttttcccaatcatgatGGGTCCGATTCCAGTCTGACTGGTTTCATGtgcaattttcaattttctggcttctaactacctaATAACGACTGACAAAGATGTTCCCTCCAAACCGCTGAGGAAGGAACTCATCATGATAAGATGGTCACATTGGTCACAGATCCACGGAGCAACCGCCAGTCGTTGCTTATCCTTACGGTCTACCGACCCATGGCATTTGAGGTATTTTGTTCTATCGTAAAATCACTAGAGGTAGCTTCAAGCCAGCATACACCCATTGGGTACATTGAAGTGATCGCATATTGCTCCTTACTGCAAAACGAATCCAAACACACAGATGTTCACAATTTGACATGTCATCTGTATTTACTTGAACATCAAACTAAGCTGCAGACGATTTGATTACCGTGTATTTAAATAGAGGTGTGAACAGTTTATAGCTTGCCATATGGGCGGGAATATCGGAACGGTTGCTTGCAGGACAGtcagtaagtaaataatgtaggtacagaaGGATCATTGTGTTTGGCGACCAACTAACTACTTCCAACATGGGATTAAAAATAGCCTAATTAGGTATATGTTATTCTGTTATTTAAGCTA includes:
- the LOC135119023 gene encoding uncharacterized protein LOC135119023, coding for MGKRKRSRSRSRSDIHRKMKKLERKLEKYKKCAPRSSSSETSDNPEREWSADEFENTDIFTNPDDVFTLDDEEPLPGPSRLSAPPLPSSMPQATTTTKDTLTINNEELINEGQPVDEPSCLDPEILQILGEDPSNLKEYGEHLHKDLASRWSHIVTNGLNKEIKQELLKKYLTPENCKNLKAPKLNLEVKAALNDFNIKKDSYNQMKQNQLSSALTAIGSALNMILSSKDSSNQQLQQLIQPLSDAARLICDCHYKESVSRRFDITKILNKETKDMVKNSKIDEYLFGSDLADQLKSHKAIAKSGLEMKAVSTARVAFRQTPTTQTQRGALNARGTTRATAGGTRRNPIPRRPAPAPTRDRQYTQNTSNSATTPQNYSSRARTTTRRRH